The Arachis ipaensis cultivar K30076 chromosome B05, Araip1.1, whole genome shotgun sequence nucleotide sequence CAAAGACATTATAAATCCAAAAGATTATGGTAATAGTAATTATTTGCTGATACAAATGGATACATCACCACGAAGAAGCAGGGTTCTTCGTAGAGGGAGAGTAAAAATCAAGGTACCATTTCACAAAGTTGCTGAGACCTGTCTCCAAATCTGTGGTGGGCATGTAACCTAGCTCCCTATGCGCTCTGCTAATATTGGCATGCGTGAACTGAACGTCCCCATTCCTCGGCATAACCATCACCTTCTTCTTCGCCTTCACCTTCAGAAGCTTCTCCAATATCCTCACAAGCTCGCTCACCGCCACCGGCGAAGTGTTCCCCAGGTTATATATCCTGAACTGCGCAGGCCCCTTCTTCTTCCCCCCGCTGCCAGTGCTCCTCTTCGCCGTGTCCAAAGCCCCTAAGCACCCCTTCACGATGTCATCAATGTATGTAAAATCCCTCGCAACTGTTCCACCATCTGCCGCCTCAAACACAGTGATCTGCTTCCCCTTCAGAATATCCTTCGTGAAGAAGAAATACGCCATGTCAGGCCTACCCCAAGGACCATAAACAGTGAAGAAACGCAATCCAGTGATGGAAAGCCCATAGATGTGGTTATAGCTATGAGCAATGGCTTCACCTGCTTTCTTCGTAGCGGCGTAAAGACTCGCCGGTTGATCAGTTCTGTCCTTCTCCGAAAACGGTACCTTAGAATTGAGTCCGTACACGGAACTCGATGAGGCCCACACGATCGCTGGCTGCGGGTTCGCATCTTTCGAAGCTTCTAGAAGGTTCACGAACCCCGCGACGTTGCTATGGACGTAGGAATGCGGGTTCTGCATGGCGTAGCGGACGCCAGCCTGGGCGGCCAGGTGCATGACGTGGGTGAAGTGGACGACGTCGAAGAGTTTGCGAATGAGCGCAGCGTCGTTGATGTCGCCCTCCACCACGAAGACGCCGGCGCCTGAGAGCACCTTCTGGCGGGAGCGTTTCAGGTTCTGGTCGTAGTAGCGGTTGAAGTTGTCGAGGCCGACGACTCCGTCGCCGCGCCGCTTGAGGGAAAGGGACACGTGGCAGCCGACGAAGCCGGCAGCGCCGGTGACGAGGACGGTGAATCCGGAGTCGGAGTTCCTGCAGGCTGACTTGGTGACGCGCTTCTCCCAGTGGTGGCCTCCCCATGATTCACGGCGGTTGGCGGCGGGGGAAGGAGATGGAGGGGagaggatgaagaagaagaggatgaagGCGAGGAAGATTGAGGACCAAAGGGTGAGTTTGATAGCCTGAGACGGTGGATCATGTAGTGGTTGTAGGGTTGGTACTTTTCTGGTTTCAACTTGCCCGGTGTTGATGGCAGCATGTTATTGTCGACGTTGTTGTGTGACACCGCCACCGTCTTCAGCAGCGACATTTTTGGGGTTTCTTGGAAGGATCAGGAGAAGATGGTTTTgatttgattctcttagttctgAGAAATGGGATCGGATTCCAAAGACACAGTTTAGGTTGCAAGGGAGATGAATGAGATAGGAACTGGCATTCCCGTAATTTAATTTCAGTGTTTTGACTTTTTACTCTTCTTGACTGACTCAGTCGTTCTTCCTAACTCTTTTCACTCTTCTCTTCTTGCGCCACGCTATCTGCTACATGGACTGATTCCATTTCATATTTCATATTTGCTTCATAGAAGGACACTTCAACAAACACCGTACATTATAGCCAATAAACAATATAGGCATATATACTGAATTTAAGTATGAAAAtggaaatttattttgtatttaggaTGATGCATATCATCTTGCAAACCAATAACGTACCAAAAGGGCAACtaatcttttattattattatcatcattttcATGATGGACTTTAACATGCTACCAAGACGCAAACCATCAACGTCATAACACAGATTTCATGAATTTAATCCATTTAGTTATAAGGAATATAAATAAAAGGGAGATATCTAAAAAGATAGTCAGAGTCAGAGTACTCAAAGATTCACTGCTTTACTTTTATTATCATCTGATATTTTGTTTAACTGTATCCAGAACCACAAGATTACCAAAGGGCTTTTGGCATTAACATATAGTGCATAAATTATCACAATGTCCAAAGGAAGTTTGAAAGTTATAAGATTTTGAGTATCATTAATCAAGTTGATAATAACTTTACCTATgcaattttgaattaattttatgTACTATCTAAATGTTACATGATGCTAAGGACTTTCTGCATTCATATGGCAAATCGTCCAACCAAGAATCATCCAAAATAGAAGCTGAAGATTCTATTTCACTAGGCCATTCACAACTGACATCTATTTCATGATATACAATAGGTCTAGATTTTGTTTCCCAACATTGGAAACTCGCTGTTGACCAAAGATTACAATGCACAATCAGCTGAATTTTTTCACCTCCATTCTATTGCTTTTCTTGTTATGGATAATAAGTGCTCCAGTTACATGTCTACTAAAGGGAACTACAAGGTTGGCTAAGTATCCTTGCCGCAGCTCCACCTCCACTCTGCAGAGTGGGGATTTCATAGCCATAACTTGCCCACCAATCACCTACAGAACCAAAAGAATTAAATATGCAATAATTTAAAGGTAATAATCTACCACACACATTTGTTTTGTTGCATGCTTATAATATCcttgataattaaaatttaacagtGTAAGGGCTGCAATCATGCTTTTAACatgttaataaaatcataaatgtAATGGAACCCTTGAGTGAATGCAATAGTTAATGGCAACTTTGGTCCTCTATTCCATGAGATATATAACCTATAGCAGGCATGTCCCCATCAACCATGCTCACAGCTTCATGTGCATATTTCCAAAATCTATCTGAATGAGCCAACATGTGCTTCAAATTATCCTCTTGTATCACTAAGGACCTCAAGAAAAGGAAATTACTGACAAATCTAGTAATTTTTGGTCTGATTAATTCTTTTCCACCAGTGAATTTTCTTATTATATTAAGAATCCATGCATGTCTATAAATATACTTTGTGATGGTCTTTGCCTCTTCCAGGACTATATTTACCCAATTTTATCTACCAATATCCTCTAACATCTTACCAATACAATATGCAGCACAAGAAGACTAAAACAAAGAACCATACCTCCACATGAGAAGCCTTCCAGCATAAACATAACTAGCACGGGTATCTGTTATGACCTGGACAACATTTTCTACACCAATCTCCAGCACAACTGACTCAAGAAGTTCAAACAAGTAAGTACCATAATCATCATGACCTGAAACATCCACTATCTTAACAAAGACAGAGAAGCACTACTATTCTGCCTACTAGATCCATGTTATTATGGAAGCCACCACTAGCAGAAGAGCTACCCTGTTGACCATTTGCTAGAACAGCAGCTTGATCTGTCTTGTTTTTCTTTGGTGTTTTTGATTTCTTTGGAGTACTTAGTATACTTTGAATATGGTCCCTTACATCCATTGGAACTTGAGTACAGGGTATAACATCTTTGTTTTCAATTTGGGTAAAGGGAATTTCATCCTATAAACACTTCCACTGATTCCTGTCGACAATAATTACATGTGACTTTCTGCCTGGTTGCATCAATAGGACACAATGCTCCCAACAGGCGTCTCTTCCCCTGACCATTATCTTAAACAAGGTACACTGAAAACATTCTATTAGATTAGGCCACATTCTATTATTCTTAAAAACAACAAACTTCGTTTGCTCCAATTATATCATTTTGACAACAAAACATGGttaaatacataataataaaataatataatcaacTTGAGTTAATTAGTTcgttagtccacttaaccaaaatGTCAGGCATTCCACTATTGTCATGTGTATGCAGCAATCTATTGGATAGTAGTAAACTCTTAAATGAAACTCCGTTTAGCAATGGATTAATCTTTGACCTATCAAactaaaaaatactaataataattagCTGATTTTgacatataaataatatttttaaatattttaatacttTTTTTCAATNNNNNNNNNNNNNNNNNNNNNNNNNNNNNNNNNNNNNNNNNNNNNNNNNNNNNTTACCAGTGgttttctttttgaaaaaatttagggcagtaattttattaaattttggacAGCATCTAACCAGTaaaagaaaagtgaataattttacACCATTAAATGAAATTTCATACAATTAAAAACATTATTAATGACTACttaatgactacaaatcacaaaaattattaGTTTCTAGCACtctgcttttttttttgtgactaagatTGCTAGTGGTTTAGTCTTATTAAGTGTATCCTAGATATTATCCTTATTcaaattattttgaaattttctataaatacatgaaaatataccaacaacaataataataattctttTTCATTGTTGTCCCTTGAAAATACCCTTGCAAATTATTTATAACATACACTTCTctcattttaaaataattattatttaaataaagtattatattaaaaataatataaatgatTGAGTTTAATAACGTTNNNNNNNNNNNNNNNNNNNNNNNNNNNNNNNNNNNNNNNNNNNNNNNNNNNNNNNNNNNNNNNNNNNNNNNNNNNNNNNNNNNNNNNNNNNNNNNNNNNNNNNNNNNNNNNNNNNNNNNNNNNNNNNNNNNNNNNNNNNNNNNNNNNNNNNNNNNNNNNNNNNNNNNNNNNNNNNNNNNNNNNNNNNNNNNNNNNNNNNNNNNNNNNNNNNNNNNNNNNNNNNNNNNNNNNNNNNNNNNNNNNNNNNNNNNNNNNNNNNNNNNNNNNNNNNNNNNNNNNNNNNNNNNNNNNNNNNNNNNNNNNNNNNNNNNNNNNNNNNNNNNNNNNNNNNNNNNNNNNNNNNNNNNNNNNNNNNNNNNNNNNNNNNNNNNNNNNNNNNNNNNNNNNNNNNNNNNNNNNNNNNNNNNNNNNNNNNNNNNNNNNNNNNNNNNNNNNNNNTAATtagtagtataaaatatatatctaaatataaatatatattaaaaataaattaaattatatatatttatatacaaatatattagtgactgattttagtagttaattttgatgtataaataatattttttatgattaaattCTTAAATTTGGAGAGCCGTTACATCATCCATAGGCCGTGGCTGAGATGAGTGTTAATTGTTATGTGCACGCTAAGCACTTTTCATGTGGCACCGAATTCATGAATTCCAGTGCAAGTCAAAGGAAGAGGCAAGACATTCCCCCATATATCCGCTAAAGCCACACAATCAGAATCAAAATCAGAATCATATGATCCACATCTAACATTCCACTCCCCAATCAATTCAAATCAGGATATATGGACCAACACATGTATCGTAGGGTGCTTACACCATTTCTATTTCATGTTTGGAATGTCACTCTATATAGCTTGCTCATATGATTTATCATTAGTCTATCTCCTCTTCGCTAGCCATGTGAACATgcattattttataaaattatcattTAACTCAGAGTTATATATAATGcttcttttaagtttttggtagTGCGAATCCATTTAAACAGAGATAAAAATAATCCTTCAATTGCTTTTATCATAATAAATATATCTAATTAGTATATACTGTACAATGCGGTCACCACtttcttttcaatttcatttatatATGAAAAAGCAGCTACATGCACCCGCCAATCATAGCATTCTTGCCGCGTACAATTGTAACTTGTAAGTTTCTAACACAAGAAGCAACGAGAATATTCAATATTCACGATCCCGCCACTACTTGCTGAGTCAAATAAGTTATCTATCGCTAAATACGACGAAATGTCCTATACTcctatgctttttcatttgtcTAGCATGCAATAATTCGGTTCCTTGAtcattattgtatatattttcaTCCTTCTTAGTCTTTTCTACATGGTAAAATAAAGGAAACTAAAGTGATAAATGATAATGGAGTATAACTAGCAAAATGCTGAGGCGTTGGTGGGAAACGGAGAGAAAGTTTGTATGCTCATAAAATTAAAGTGAAGCAGTATTGCCGATACAGTGATACATGACGTTATGTTAGGTGAATACAGTATTCACTCAAATTCCATCTACGGCTGAATAATTTTAAGTCCAATTAGAAAAAATCACTCAAGTAAAGTGCTTATATTATCTTTTACTAAAGATATTTTTGTGTTgcattttaattagttttttttataatttattcaaTGTTTTTTATCATATATtattaaatcttttaaatttttttttcaaaaataataNNNNNNNNNNNNNNNNNNNNNNNNNNNNNNNNNNNNNNNNNNNNNNNNNNNNNNNNNNNNNNNNNNNNNNNNNNNNNNNNNNNNNNNNNNNNNNNNNNNNNNNNNNNNNNNNNNNNNNNNNNNNNNNNNNNNNNNNNNNNNNNNNNNNNNNNNNNNNNNNNNNNNNNNNNNNNNNNNNNNNNNNNNNNNNNNNNNNNNNNNNNNNNNNNNNNNNNNNNNNNNNNNNNNNNNNNNNNNNNNNNNNNNNNNNNNNNNNNNNNNNNNNNNATTCAAGTCTCATAAaatttttacaaataaaaaataattaatttatattatgcaatatataaaacaattactatattattattacattatagattaaaatttactaatttaaatttgtttttatttttaatataaatattaaaaataaatcaaaattttataattaaatgtagtgtaacaaaatatatataatattaattagtttttaaaaaattctaaaaaaatagtttcttttattttagtCAAATAACTATTTATTAAAGTGGACAAACTAATTAATTTCTTTTCATATACAGTTTTTTTTAAGACATAAAAGTAATTGATTGGGATATTGGTTAATATAATTAAAGTTACTATTTCGTTAAAATTGTAATTTAGAGGAAAATCTcagttaattttagtatataaatcTTAAATTTGAAAacatattttgatttattttattttcatttaaaataatcactacataagttaaaattttattttaaagttatattcaaacttcaattttgttgagttaagaaattaactaacataattgatgatgacaaacattagatTATTGGGTTAATTATcaaattagttttgattattttggttTAGTGATGCAggacaaaattaatatataaaggCAGCCCAAAGAAAACAAAGCAAGGAACCAACGGGCTGAACTTGAATCAAACCGGATCCAAGCCCGATTACTTCTCTCATTCAAACCCTTCCCATGTGCTTTCACTAAAAGCAACGTACACTTTTTTCTCTTGCTCAGAAAGTAGAGAAGTAAGAGAAAGTTTAGTCCCTAAGTtgttcaccaaagaagcaagaaagagaaggttaagcaaaAGGTTAAAGTCTAATCACCCACATCAAACTGTATCAAGAAGTCAGAAGCCAAAATGTGATTTTATTTCCTTATACATGCATCatatcttcttctcttcatctttaaCGTTCTGCCTATCCATTCTGGGTTACATGAGAAAGATGATCTCTGCTCTTCACTGATGTGCATCTACGGTCATATGTGAGTCTTGGAGACCAAGTTATTTTTCAATGGCCAAGATCTGGGTTTActattgaaaatatttatttctgTTGTCCTGTGGCTTTCGGTCAACAAGAGAAGTTAGAACCAAAATTCCTATTTTGAGGATTAATGGAAAAAAGTGAGATggtgggttggtgaagcacacAGCTCGAGAGTTGACCTAGGGAGTGTAACTCAGTAACATGcaaggtgtaacaccctaccacactaagctttacgcttaagccgtaaaatagaggtggtgtggtattacgacctctaaaataaaatgagtacatgtaatagcagaagaattataatatgctaggagccttgaagaaaagaggaaacaaaaattgcaaaataaaagcgcaacgctctaGGAACGGGTTAACCTGCGTGCTAAGGAAACCATAACTATTATACATatgataacagaagtaggaatagagtgccaaagatacaaaataacaagctcctaactcagcctgcgaagtcaagactggccagagaatatttacatatatatacatacatatccaagacccaaaagtacatatacacaatcctgcctctccataaacctctaggaggatcaaaagaacaagatatgcggagagaaaactaagtacatatatacacatcatagcataacaaaataactctgtaaccactccgcttcaagggtccagacgcctaacgagatgtctCTCggcctgcatctgaaaaacaacaacatagtatggaatgagaaccggaggttctcagtatggtaaatgtgccacacacataatatataaggtcctgggaatgccagaggcaatcctagaacgccgacactcagattatagagcttaaagtattaaacaggagCCATAAAAGgtgattttctaaaaatatttaaacccaacttaacttaaccttaaatctaagtcccatactgccattcctccatacctccaacttcATCATgtattttcacagacaaatagacagataaaggcaagcacaagaaggttacaaatactgcaggtaacaaatacacatttaaaatggcaagtacatataggcacacccaattaaagcacaagcaagtaattcaagtaatatgcagatgatgcatgcctgtcctattacccaaacttcacataagcaagagtgaacgtttctctcaagctaattggatcctaaaacatcaaaaatcaaagaaattcaacattcccacttaaaattcgaaaattgggggaaaagaaGGCTGAGTGCAAAATAGTGAGTTACCCATGAAATTGTTTCGGTaaaaacgtagagctcgacgtggtgaacgcgtggccgcaaacggtgcggcgatcggagctcggacggagaagttacgagGATCGGAAATTAACGTAAGGTTTCGGGAGCTTTTTCTCATTTCTCCTCTCCCTGGAAGCTGCAAGCTTCGTTTACGCtgaatgaaagaaaagagaaggcttCGGTCTTCTTAAGTGATGGGctggttgggcccacgggcccggtttgggcccggttcggcccgttcggtccaatcttggaccgattttttcgaaatt carries:
- the LOC107643020 gene encoding LOW QUALITY PROTEIN: UDP-glucuronate 4-epimerase 5-like (The sequence of the model RefSeq protein was modified relative to this genomic sequence to represent the inferred CDS: inserted 1 base in 1 codon), with protein sequence MSLLKTVAVSHNNVDNNMLPSTPGKLKPEKYQPYNHYMIHRLRXIKLTLWSSIFLAFILFFFILSPPSPSPAANRRESWGGHHWEKRVTKSACRNSDSGFTVLVTGAAGFVGCHVSLSLKRRGDGVVGLDNFNRYYDQNLKRSRQKVLSGAGVFVVEGDINDAALIRKLFDVVHFTHVMHLAAQAGVRYAMQNPHSYVHSNVAGFVNLLEASKDANPQPAIVWASSSSVYGLNSKVPFSEKDRTDQPASLYAATKKAGEAIAHSYNHIYGLSITGLRFFTVYGPWGRPDMAYFFFTKDILKGKQITVFEAADGGTVARDFTYIDDIVKGCLGALDTAKRSTGSGGKKKGPAQFRIYNLGNTSPVAVSELVRILEKLLKVKAKKKVMVMPRNGDVQFTHANISRAHRELGYMPTTDLETGLSNFVKWYLDFYSPSTKNPASSSSSSAIFLTFFKDLCSSSPSDLALSLGPCGLAAPPLTKPPLMGLSSVIATNPR